GCTCATTGGCGTACAGCCTGTCGAGCAATTCGCGGTCGACTTCGGCGGACGGCAGATCGAAGAGGATCTGCCCATCGCGCAGGCCGATGATTCGCGAGAAATGCCCCAGCGCCAGCTCCACCGCATGCAGGCTGGCGACCAGCGTCACCTGGTGCTCGCGGGCATGCCGGCACAGCACCGTCAGGGTGTGCCCGGCCAGCACCGGGTCCATCGCCGACACCGGCTCATCGGCCAGCAGCACTTCGGGTGCCTGATAGAGCACCCGGGCCACGCCAACGCGCTGCAACTGCCCGCCGGACAATTGCTGGCATTGCGCGAACAACTTGTCGCCCAGGTCCAGCCGGGCCAGCGCCGCGCGAGCGCCAGGAATATCCACCGGGTGCAACAGGTTCAACAGGCTCTTGCCCAGACTCCACTGCCCCAGCTTGCCGGCCAATACCGCCGTGATCACTCGCTGACGCGGCGGCAGCGGCGGCGCCTGGTGCACCAGGCCGATACGCGCACGCAGGCGCTGACGCTGACGGGCCGACAGTTGCCAGGCGCGCTCGCCCAGCAACTGGACCTCACCGCTGCCAGGGCGCAGGGCCGTTGCCAGCAGGTTGAGCAGGCTGGATTTACCCGCGCCGGAAGGGCCGATGATCGCCACCTGTTCGCCGGCCGCGATGTGCAGGTCCACGCCGCGCAGGGCCTGGACCCCGTTGGCGTGGGTAAGGGTGACAGCGGTCAGCTTCAAGGTCATTTGAGCAGGTCGGCGGCGCGGGCGGCTTCTTCGATACCCTTGTAGTT
This genomic interval from Pseudomonas putida contains the following:
- a CDS encoding phosphonate ABC transporter ATP-binding protein codes for the protein MTLKLTAVTLTHANGVQALRGVDLHIAAGEQVAIIGPSGAGKSSLLNLLATALRPGSGEVQLLGERAWQLSARQRQRLRARIGLVHQAPPLPPRQRVITAVLAGKLGQWSLGKSLLNLLHPVDIPGARAALARLDLGDKLFAQCQQLSGGQLQRVGVARVLYQAPEVLLADEPVSAMDPVLAGHTLTVLCRHAREHQVTLVASLHAVELALGHFSRIIGLRDGQILFDLPSAEVDRELLDRLYANEQLQSPPAPVAPLSLQIPRC